The Paraburkholderia sp. ZP32-5 genome includes a window with the following:
- a CDS encoding sulfotransferase family protein: protein MPAQFVGITGLPRAGSTLLCQLLAQHPEIHCESHSSPLCNALLGIRRMVSDDTFFLAQLDHSFERSYEHLASSMQGFLRGWYHDCERPVVVDKNRAWLHSIEFLLRIEPEARLIVCLRELGQIYGSIEAQHQRTILVDFADRLADYDRFGRADMLFAKDKAVGAPLISLHAVLDLPKAVQERLYFLRFEDLMAQPVACMSHLYAWLGVEPLDIDPENLTVSPHESDSHYRMKYLHRQGPRIATPARHAVPPRIQKQIESACAWYYDLYYPHLVKPPASGGGGGGSGS from the coding sequence ATGCCGGCTCAATTCGTTGGTATAACGGGCTTGCCGCGCGCAGGCTCGACACTGCTGTGCCAGTTGCTGGCGCAGCATCCCGAGATCCACTGCGAAAGCCATAGCTCGCCGCTGTGCAACGCGCTGCTGGGCATTCGCCGCATGGTCAGCGACGACACCTTTTTCCTGGCCCAGCTCGACCACTCTTTCGAGCGCAGCTATGAGCACCTCGCATCGTCGATGCAAGGCTTCCTGCGCGGCTGGTATCACGACTGCGAGCGGCCCGTGGTGGTGGACAAGAACCGCGCGTGGCTGCACTCGATCGAATTCCTGCTGCGCATCGAGCCCGAAGCGCGGCTGATCGTCTGCCTGCGGGAACTCGGCCAGATTTACGGCTCGATCGAAGCGCAGCATCAGCGCACGATCCTCGTCGACTTCGCCGACCGTCTGGCCGATTACGACCGCTTCGGCCGCGCCGACATGCTGTTCGCGAAGGACAAGGCCGTCGGCGCGCCGCTGATCTCGCTGCACGCGGTACTGGATCTGCCCAAGGCCGTGCAGGAGCGTCTGTACTTCCTGCGCTTCGAGGATCTGATGGCGCAACCGGTGGCCTGCATGTCGCATCTGTATGCGTGGCTCGGCGTCGAGCCGCTCGACATCGATCCCGAGAATCTGACGGTCAGCCCTCACGAAAGCGACAGCCACTACCGGATGAAGTATCTGCATCGGCAAGGACCCCGCATCGCGACGCCGGCGCGGCATGCGGTGCCGCCGCGCATCCAGAAGCAGATCGAATCCGCTTGCGCGTGGTATTACGACCTTTACTATCCGCACCTCGTCAAGCCGCCGGCAAGCGGCGGTGGTGGTGGCGGCAGCGGAAGCTGA
- a CDS encoding MFS transporter, translated as MSTDSAPVRSEFATTLQIIPVVFFTFVCYLTIGIPLAVLPGYVHGDLGYSAVLAGAAISVQYVATLASRALAGRSADTLGPKRTVSIGLIGCGTSGVFLLLAALTSHWPVLSLALLVVSRLVLGFGESLCGTGAILWGIGRVGTANNARVISWNGIATYGALAIGAPLGVLISRSIGFTALGILVMVLAALGYYLARQIAAVPVVHGERMSYRSVFTRVLPHGMGLALGSAGFGSIATFITLFYAARHWPNAALSLTLFGTLFIGSRLLFANTIKTYGGFRVAIASFAFECAGLLMLWLAPEPHIALAGAALTGFGFALVFPALGVEAVGLVPPASRGAALSAYSVFLDLSLGITGPLAGYIAGEFGYGSVFLFAALAAAAAGVLSTVLYLRHARVRNLSAAQ; from the coding sequence ATGTCCACCGACTCCGCGCCCGTTCGCAGCGAATTTGCGACGACCTTGCAGATCATTCCGGTCGTCTTTTTCACCTTTGTTTGCTACCTGACCATCGGCATTCCGCTCGCGGTGCTGCCCGGCTACGTGCATGGCGATCTCGGCTATAGCGCGGTGCTCGCGGGCGCCGCGATCAGCGTGCAATACGTCGCCACGCTTGCGTCGCGGGCGCTCGCGGGCCGCTCGGCCGATACGCTGGGGCCGAAGCGAACGGTGTCGATCGGTCTGATCGGCTGCGGTACGAGCGGCGTGTTTCTGCTGCTCGCCGCGCTCACCAGTCACTGGCCGGTGCTGAGCCTCGCGCTGCTCGTAGTGAGCCGCCTCGTGCTCGGCTTCGGCGAAAGCCTGTGTGGCACCGGCGCGATTCTGTGGGGCATCGGCCGGGTCGGCACCGCCAATAACGCACGGGTGATTTCGTGGAACGGCATCGCAACCTACGGCGCGCTCGCGATCGGCGCGCCGCTCGGCGTGCTGATTTCGCGCTCGATCGGCTTCACCGCGCTCGGCATTCTGGTGATGGTGCTCGCGGCGCTCGGCTACTACCTGGCGCGGCAGATCGCGGCGGTGCCGGTCGTTCACGGCGAGCGGATGTCGTATCGCAGCGTATTCACGCGCGTGCTGCCGCACGGCATGGGCCTCGCGCTCGGCTCGGCCGGCTTCGGCTCGATCGCAACCTTCATCACGCTGTTCTATGCGGCCAGGCACTGGCCGAACGCGGCGCTGTCGCTGACGCTGTTCGGCACGCTGTTCATCGGCTCGCGTCTGCTGTTCGCGAATACGATCAAAACGTATGGCGGATTTCGCGTCGCGATCGCGTCGTTCGCGTTCGAATGCGCGGGTCTGCTGATGCTGTGGCTCGCGCCCGAGCCGCATATCGCGCTGGCGGGCGCCGCGTTGACCGGCTTCGGCTTCGCGCTGGTGTTCCCGGCGCTCGGCGTCGAAGCGGTCGGCCTCGTACCGCCGGCGAGCCGCGGCGCGGCGCTGTCCGCGTATTCGGTGTTTCTCGATCTGTCGCTCGGCATTACCGGTCCGCTGGCCGGGTATATCGCCGGTGAATTCGGCTACGGCTCGGTGTTTCTGTTTGCCGCGCTCGCGGCAGCGGCGGCGGGGGTCTTGTCCACGGTGCTGTATCTGCGTCACGCCAGGGTGCGCAATCTGTCCGCCGCGCAATGA
- the xdhA gene encoding xanthine dehydrogenase small subunit: protein MTEPIRFYHRNAIREIKDAPVTRTVLQYLREDAHCTGTKEGCAEGDCGACTVVIGEPNAAGGVDFKAVNACIQFLPTLDGRALFTVEDLRQPDGSLHPVQQAMVDCHGSQCGFCTPGFIMSMWALYEKHGHEHGCANRTVPSRDTINNALTGNLCRCTGYRPIVEAAEQMFEAPAPQAPVDVKALAASLASLGRNDTFHYEHAGQRFAAPRTVAALAQLKEAEPAARILAGSTDIGLWVTKQMRELGNIVYVGQIAELQKLVTNDDWIEIGAGVSVEKAYAEIAKQYPELTEMWQRFASLPIRNAGTLGGNIANGSPIGDSMPGLIALGARVIVRGGDIEREMPLEDLYLAYQKKDMAEHEFVVGLKVPTRSGARANLRFRTYKLSKRFDSDISAVCAAFSFIADGNTIREPRIAFGGMAATPKRALHAEAVLRDAEWHEASAQAAMLALGNDYAPLSDMRATSDYRLESAKNTLYRFWLETRPHNPLPKNLLDVRAVEPAGASV, encoded by the coding sequence ATGACTGAGCCGATTCGCTTCTATCACCGCAACGCGATCCGCGAAATCAAGGACGCGCCCGTCACCCGCACGGTGCTGCAGTATCTGCGCGAGGACGCGCATTGCACCGGCACCAAGGAAGGCTGCGCCGAAGGCGACTGCGGCGCGTGCACCGTGGTGATCGGCGAGCCCAACGCGGCGGGCGGCGTCGATTTCAAGGCGGTCAACGCGTGCATCCAGTTTCTTCCGACGCTCGACGGCCGCGCGCTGTTCACCGTCGAAGACCTGCGCCAGCCCGACGGCTCGCTGCATCCGGTGCAGCAGGCGATGGTGGATTGCCACGGCTCGCAATGCGGCTTCTGCACGCCGGGCTTCATCATGTCGATGTGGGCGCTGTACGAAAAGCATGGCCACGAGCATGGCTGCGCGAACCGTACGGTGCCGTCGCGCGACACGATCAACAACGCGCTGACCGGCAACCTGTGCCGCTGCACCGGCTACCGGCCGATCGTCGAGGCGGCCGAGCAGATGTTCGAGGCGCCCGCGCCGCAAGCGCCGGTCGATGTGAAGGCGCTGGCGGCGTCGCTCGCATCGCTCGGGCGCAACGACACATTCCACTACGAACACGCGGGCCAGCGCTTTGCCGCGCCGCGCACGGTCGCGGCACTCGCGCAACTGAAGGAAGCCGAGCCGGCCGCGCGGATTCTGGCAGGCAGCACCGACATCGGCCTGTGGGTCACCAAGCAGATGCGCGAACTCGGCAACATCGTCTATGTCGGCCAGATCGCCGAGTTGCAAAAGCTCGTAACGAATGACGACTGGATCGAGATCGGCGCGGGCGTCAGCGTCGAGAAAGCCTACGCGGAGATCGCGAAGCAGTACCCGGAACTCACCGAGATGTGGCAGCGCTTTGCATCGCTGCCGATCCGCAATGCCGGCACGCTCGGCGGCAATATCGCCAACGGCTCGCCGATCGGCGATTCGATGCCGGGGCTGATCGCGCTCGGCGCGCGCGTGATCGTGCGCGGTGGCGACATCGAGCGCGAGATGCCGCTCGAAGACCTGTACCTCGCGTATCAGAAGAAGGATATGGCCGAGCACGAGTTCGTCGTCGGCCTGAAGGTGCCGACGCGCAGCGGCGCGCGCGCGAATCTGCGCTTTCGCACCTACAAGTTGTCAAAGCGTTTCGATTCGGACATCTCGGCCGTGTGCGCGGCGTTCTCGTTTATCGCCGACGGCAACACGATTCGCGAGCCGCGCATTGCGTTCGGCGGCATGGCCGCGACGCCGAAGCGCGCGCTGCATGCCGAAGCCGTGCTGCGCGACGCCGAATGGCACGAGGCGAGCGCGCAGGCCGCGATGCTCGCGCTCGGCAACGACTACGCGCCGCTGTCCGACATGCGCGCGACCAGCGACTACCGGCTCGAAAGCGCAAAGAACACGCTGTACCGCTTCTGGCTCGAAACGCGCCCGCACAACCCGCTGCCGAAAAATCTGCTCGACGTGCGCGCGGTCGAGCCGGCCGGCGCGAGCGTTTGA
- the xdhB gene encoding xanthine dehydrogenase molybdopterin binding subunit has protein sequence MNQQAEPFLKELQALDDFTQVHVSRPHESAHLHVSGRATYTDDIPEVAGTLHAALGLSSKAHAKIVSISLDKVRATPGVVAVFTADDIPGVNDVGPIIHGDDPILANGVVQYIGQPMFIVVATSHDVARLGARRAEVVYEELPAVLTAQQARAANQFVLPPMKLARGDAGTKIARAAHREAGEMLLGGQEQFYLEGQISYAVPKDDDGMHVYCSTQHPTEMQHLVAHALGVASHNVLIECRRMGGGFGGKESQSALFACCAALAAWKLLCPVKLRPDRDDDMMVTGKRHDFHYTFEVGYDEQGVIDGVAVDMTSRCGFSADLSGPVMTRALCHFDNAYWLSDVSIDGFCGKTNTQSNTAFRGFGGPQGAFAIEYILDNVARSVGMDSLDVRRRNLYGKTERNQTPYGQVVEDNVIHELIDELEATSDYRARRKAIDEFNANNEILKKGLALTPVKFGIAFNVTHFNQAGALVHIYTDGSVLVNHGGTEMGQGLNTKVAQVVAHELGVGFNRIRVTATDTSKVANTSATAASTGSDLNGKAAQDAARQLRERLAAFAAEKFGDGHVNAADVRFAHDCVVVGDAIVPFGEVIAKAYLARVQLWSDGFYATPKLYWDQSKLQGRPFYYYSYGAAVSEVVIDTLTGEMRVLRADALHDVGASLNPALDVGQVEGAFIQGMGWLTTEELWWNAGGKLMTHAPSTYKIPTVNDVPPVFNVKLFKNRNAEDSIHRSKATGEPPLLLPFSVFFAVRDAVSAVGAHKVNPPLNAPATSEEILKAVGAVRAATTAARCA, from the coding sequence ATGAACCAGCAAGCCGAACCGTTCCTGAAAGAGCTTCAGGCGCTCGACGACTTCACCCAGGTGCACGTGTCGCGGCCGCACGAATCCGCGCATCTGCACGTGAGCGGCCGCGCGACCTACACCGACGACATCCCCGAGGTGGCCGGCACGCTGCACGCGGCGCTCGGTTTGTCGTCGAAGGCGCACGCGAAGATCGTGTCGATCTCGCTCGACAAGGTGCGCGCGACGCCTGGTGTAGTCGCGGTCTTTACCGCCGACGATATCCCCGGCGTCAACGACGTCGGCCCGATCATCCACGGCGACGATCCGATTCTCGCCAATGGCGTCGTGCAATACATCGGTCAGCCGATGTTTATCGTGGTCGCGACGTCGCACGATGTCGCGCGTCTCGGCGCGCGGCGCGCCGAGGTGGTCTACGAGGAATTGCCCGCGGTGCTGACCGCGCAGCAGGCGCGCGCCGCGAACCAGTTCGTGCTGCCGCCGATGAAACTCGCGCGCGGCGATGCCGGCACGAAGATCGCGCGCGCCGCGCATCGCGAGGCCGGCGAAATGCTGCTCGGTGGTCAGGAGCAGTTCTATCTGGAAGGGCAGATCTCGTACGCGGTGCCGAAGGACGACGACGGCATGCATGTGTACTGCTCGACCCAGCATCCGACCGAAATGCAGCATCTGGTTGCGCATGCATTGGGTGTGGCTTCGCATAACGTGCTGATCGAATGCCGGCGCATGGGCGGCGGCTTCGGCGGCAAGGAATCGCAATCGGCGCTGTTCGCGTGCTGCGCGGCGCTCGCCGCATGGAAGCTGCTGTGCCCGGTCAAGCTGCGTCCGGATCGCGACGACGACATGATGGTGACCGGCAAGCGCCACGACTTTCACTACACGTTCGAAGTGGGCTACGACGAGCAGGGCGTGATCGACGGCGTCGCGGTCGACATGACGTCGCGCTGCGGTTTTTCCGCCGATCTGTCCGGCCCGGTGATGACGCGCGCGCTGTGCCACTTCGACAACGCGTACTGGCTGTCGGATGTATCGATCGACGGCTTTTGCGGCAAGACCAACACGCAGTCGAATACCGCGTTTCGCGGCTTCGGTGGTCCGCAGGGTGCGTTCGCGATCGAGTACATCCTCGACAACGTCGCGCGCTCGGTCGGCATGGATTCGCTCGACGTGCGGCGCCGCAATCTATACGGCAAGACCGAGCGCAACCAGACGCCGTATGGTCAGGTGGTCGAAGACAACGTGATTCACGAGCTGATCGACGAACTCGAAGCGACCAGCGACTATCGCGCGCGCCGCAAGGCAATCGACGAATTCAACGCGAACAACGAGATCCTGAAGAAGGGGCTGGCGCTGACGCCGGTCAAGTTCGGCATCGCGTTCAACGTCACGCACTTCAATCAGGCCGGCGCGCTGGTGCATATCTACACCGATGGCTCGGTGCTCGTGAATCACGGCGGCACCGAAATGGGCCAGGGCTTGAACACGAAGGTCGCGCAGGTCGTCGCGCATGAGCTGGGTGTTGGCTTTAACCGCATCCGCGTGACCGCGACCGATACCAGCAAGGTTGCCAATACATCGGCGACGGCCGCATCGACCGGCTCCGATCTGAACGGCAAGGCCGCGCAGGATGCCGCGCGGCAGTTGCGCGAACGGCTCGCCGCGTTTGCCGCCGAAAAGTTCGGCGACGGCCACGTGAATGCCGCCGATGTGCGCTTCGCGCACGATTGCGTGGTGGTCGGCGACGCGATCGTGCCGTTCGGCGAAGTGATCGCGAAGGCGTATCTCGCGCGCGTCCAGTTGTGGTCCGACGGCTTTTACGCGACGCCGAAGCTGTACTGGGATCAGTCGAAGCTGCAAGGCCGGCCGTTTTACTACTACTCGTATGGCGCGGCGGTATCGGAAGTCGTCATCGATACGCTGACCGGCGAAATGCGCGTGCTGCGCGCGGATGCATTGCATGACGTGGGCGCGTCGCTGAATCCGGCGCTCGACGTCGGCCAGGTCGAAGGCGCGTTCATTCAGGGCATGGGCTGGCTCACCACGGAAGAGTTGTGGTGGAACGCGGGCGGCAAGCTGATGACGCACGCGCCGTCCACCTACAAGATCCCGACCGTCAACGATGTGCCGCCGGTCTTCAACGTGAAGCTGTTCAAGAACCGCAACGCGGAGGACAGCATCCATCGTTCGAAGGCGACCGGCGAGCCGCCGCTGCTGCTGCCGTTCTCGGTGTTCTTCGCGGTGCGCGACGCGGTGTCAGCGGTGGGTGCTCACAAGGTCAATCCACCGCTCAATGCGCCGGCGACCAGCGAGGAAATTCTGAAGGCAGTCGGCGCGGTGCGCGCCGCGACGACGGCGGCACGGTGCGCGTGA
- the xdhC gene encoding xanthine dehydrogenase accessory protein XdhC, whose product METRVNDFLSGMVAMSDRSAVRIGRRGAFEPPRPAPMHIVLFGAGHVGHALIELLGMLPCVVQWVDERDELFPDETPPNVQVEATDTPDAIVDAAPPGAWFLVMTHNHALDFSLAARIMRRRDFSYFGMIGSKTKRVKFERRLLERGVDLDRLAEMTCPIGVEGIVDKAPSAIAIAVCAQLLRLRTQQVAGRALAGASARLHVRDVGQHIDQHVVPASA is encoded by the coding sequence ATGGAAACACGCGTGAATGATTTTCTGAGCGGGATGGTCGCGATGAGCGATCGCTCAGCGGTTCGCATCGGCCGGCGCGGCGCGTTCGAACCGCCGCGCCCGGCGCCGATGCATATCGTGCTGTTCGGCGCGGGGCACGTCGGCCACGCGCTGATCGAATTGCTCGGCATGTTGCCGTGCGTGGTGCAGTGGGTCGACGAACGCGACGAACTGTTCCCCGACGAAACGCCGCCGAACGTGCAGGTCGAAGCGACCGACACGCCCGATGCGATCGTCGACGCGGCGCCGCCGGGCGCATGGTTTCTCGTGATGACGCACAACCACGCGCTCGATTTTTCGCTGGCCGCGCGCATCATGCGGCGACGCGATTTCAGCTACTTCGGCATGATCGGCTCGAAGACCAAGCGCGTGAAATTCGAGCGGCGTTTGCTCGAACGCGGGGTCGACCTCGATCGGCTTGCGGAGATGACGTGTCCGATCGGCGTCGAGGGGATCGTCGACAAGGCGCCTTCGGCGATTGCGATTGCGGTGTGCGCTCAGTTGCTGCGGTTGAGGACGCAACAGGTTGCGGGCCGTGCGTTGGCCGGCGCGTCCGCGCGGCTTCACGTGCGTGATGTCGGACAGCACATCGATCAGCACGTGGTGCCGGCGAGCGCATAA
- a CDS encoding LysR substrate-binding domain-containing protein, with product MDDIAASLDIWLVRVLRTLLVERSVTQTALRLNQTQPAISTALRKLRETLGDPILVRGKSGMVPTEYGESLLATAQRILRDVDFVATPHGDFDAGRSRRTFRIAAPDYLNDFFMPTVIARFREAAPHARLEIESLGPLFDHAAALDAGELDLVIGNWPKPDPCFERSDLFADTVVCMMRADHPLARTPMTRDAYLAAPHLAPAPYSGARGGAIDTGFARAQAQRRIVATLPYFGLVPQTLLQSDLIFTTTRRFALHYASMLPLAVVDVPIAFPRIKCYQMWHPQPDRPSDIGWLRTLMSDVSDELVTRKKPRVKAR from the coding sequence ATGGACGACATCGCCGCCTCCCTCGATATCTGGCTCGTGCGCGTGCTGCGCACGCTGCTGGTCGAGCGCAGCGTCACGCAGACCGCCTTGCGTCTGAACCAGACCCAGCCCGCGATCAGCACCGCGCTGCGCAAGCTGCGCGAAACGCTCGGCGATCCGATTCTGGTACGCGGCAAGTCGGGCATGGTGCCGACCGAATACGGCGAGTCGCTGCTCGCAACGGCGCAACGCATATTGCGCGATGTCGATTTCGTCGCGACGCCGCACGGCGATTTCGATGCGGGCCGCTCGCGCCGCACATTCCGTATCGCCGCGCCCGACTATCTGAACGATTTCTTCATGCCGACCGTGATCGCGCGTTTTCGCGAGGCGGCGCCGCATGCGCGGCTCGAAATCGAATCGCTCGGGCCGCTGTTCGATCATGCGGCCGCGCTCGACGCCGGCGAACTCGACCTCGTGATCGGCAACTGGCCGAAGCCCGATCCGTGTTTCGAGCGCAGCGATCTGTTCGCCGACACCGTCGTGTGCATGATGCGCGCCGATCATCCGCTCGCGCGCACGCCGATGACGCGCGATGCCTATCTGGCCGCGCCGCATCTGGCGCCGGCGCCATATAGCGGCGCGCGCGGCGGCGCGATCGATACCGGTTTCGCGCGCGCACAGGCGCAACGGCGCATCGTCGCGACGCTGCCGTATTTCGGGCTGGTGCCGCAGACGCTGCTGCAATCGGATCTGATCTTTACGACCACGCGCCGCTTCGCGTTGCATTACGCGAGCATGCTGCCGCTTGCGGTCGTCGATGTGCCGATCGCGTTTCCGCGCATCAAGTGCTATCAGATGTGGCATCCGCAGCCGGACCGGCCGAGCGATATCGGCTGGCTGCGCACGTTGATGTCCGACGTGTCGGATGAACTGGTCACGCGGAAAAAGCCGCGGGTGAAGGCGCGGTAG
- a CDS encoding 2-hydroxychromene-2-carboxylate isomerase — translation MTVGIDAQQPLWFYDFVSPFTYLLLEQHDKWPGFDFGFTPVVLNELYHHWGQRSAYSVPSKRTFMYRHALFRAEQLGIRYKMPPAHPFDSMKPLLLATAANGDVQFVREIFRFIWREGRDPSSDEAFAELCERVGKPDGPELIKSEEVKAQLQRNTANAISLGVYGVPTFRLNDQLFWGEDALPMVLYCARTPNWLESGEVKRISSLPWGLADKPA, via the coding sequence ATGACCGTTGGCATCGACGCCCAACAGCCGCTGTGGTTTTACGATTTCGTCTCGCCGTTCACCTACCTGTTGCTCGAGCAGCACGACAAATGGCCCGGCTTCGACTTCGGATTCACGCCGGTCGTGCTCAACGAGCTGTACCACCACTGGGGTCAGCGCTCGGCGTACAGCGTGCCCTCCAAGCGCACCTTCATGTACCGGCACGCGCTGTTTCGCGCCGAGCAATTAGGCATCCGCTACAAGATGCCGCCCGCACATCCGTTCGATTCGATGAAGCCGCTGCTGCTCGCGACCGCTGCGAACGGCGACGTGCAATTCGTGCGCGAGATTTTCCGCTTCATCTGGCGCGAGGGGCGCGATCCGTCGAGCGACGAAGCGTTTGCCGAGCTGTGCGAGCGCGTCGGCAAACCGGACGGCCCCGAGCTGATCAAAAGCGAAGAAGTCAAAGCGCAACTGCAGCGCAACACCGCCAATGCGATCAGTCTCGGCGTGTATGGCGTGCCGACCTTCCGTCTGAACGATCAGCTGTTCTGGGGCGAGGATGCGCTGCCGATGGTGCTGTACTGCGCGCGCACGCCGAACTGGCTCGAATCGGGGGAAGTGAAGCGGATCAGTTCGCTGCCGTGGGGCCTCGCGGACAAGCCGGCCTGA
- a CDS encoding TAXI family TRAP transporter solute-binding subunit: protein MKPATGRSRPPRLVARFVAISWRDLAVSFGPLVLLGIVAIWAAVRLIQPAPPNTLTISAGPEGSTFWNAAQKYKTILARNRITVNVLASQGSQDNLSRLSDSKSNVDVGFVQSGIAPGTVAKDKGLMSLGSVAYVPLAVFYHGSPVQWLSEFKGQRLAIGAEGSGTRELALALLKANGIVPGGPTKLLPLSGEEAASALIDGKIDAAFLAGDSAQPAVMGKLYRTQNIRFYDFTQAEAYTRRFPYLTALKVPMGALDLGKNLPAESISIVAPTAELVARNSLHPALSDLLIEAAREVHGGATVMQRAGEFPAPIAHDFPLSDDAARYYKSGKSFLYRTLPFWIASLADRMLVVIVPLIVLLVPALRVVPGLYAWRVKSRIYRWYGSLIAIERSALSEHSAAERTSLIERLDAIEDSVNGMKMPLAYADQFYVLREHIGFVRRRLTEGRDALSPLEEANEAAEADDGREAGDAAARQSPPATSAKAPASGERQSGGDTASTTNEAAETGAKRE from the coding sequence ATGAAGCCAGCTACCGGCCGCTCCCGCCCTCCCCGTCTCGTCGCCCGCTTTGTCGCGATCTCGTGGCGCGACCTGGCAGTGTCGTTCGGTCCGCTCGTGCTGCTCGGCATCGTCGCGATCTGGGCCGCCGTGCGGCTGATCCAGCCCGCGCCGCCGAACACGCTGACGATCAGCGCCGGCCCCGAGGGCAGCACCTTCTGGAACGCCGCGCAGAAGTACAAGACGATCCTCGCGCGCAATCGCATTACGGTGAACGTGCTGGCCTCGCAAGGCTCGCAGGACAATCTCAGCCGGCTGTCCGACTCGAAATCGAACGTCGATGTCGGCTTCGTGCAGAGCGGCATCGCGCCCGGCACGGTGGCGAAAGACAAAGGCCTGATGTCGCTCGGCAGCGTCGCCTACGTGCCGCTCGCGGTCTTCTATCACGGCTCGCCGGTTCAATGGCTGTCCGAATTCAAGGGCCAGCGGCTCGCGATCGGCGCCGAGGGCAGCGGCACGCGCGAACTGGCGCTCGCGCTGCTGAAGGCCAATGGCATCGTGCCGGGCGGCCCGACCAAACTGTTGCCGCTGTCGGGCGAAGAGGCGGCCAGCGCGCTGATCGACGGCAAGATCGACGCGGCCTTCCTCGCCGGCGACTCGGCGCAGCCGGCGGTGATGGGCAAGCTGTACCGCACGCAGAACATCCGCTTCTACGATTTCACGCAGGCCGAAGCCTATACGCGGCGCTTTCCGTACCTGACCGCGCTGAAGGTGCCAATGGGTGCCCTGGACCTCGGCAAGAACCTGCCGGCGGAATCGATCAGCATCGTCGCGCCGACCGCCGAGCTGGTCGCGCGCAATTCGCTGCACCCGGCGCTGTCGGATCTGCTGATCGAAGCCGCGCGCGAGGTGCACGGCGGCGCGACCGTGATGCAGCGCGCCGGCGAATTTCCGGCGCCGATTGCGCACGACTTCCCGCTCTCCGACGACGCCGCGCGTTACTACAAGTCCGGCAAGAGCTTCCTGTACCGCACGCTGCCGTTCTGGATCGCAAGTCTCGCCGACCGGATGCTGGTGGTGATCGTGCCGCTGATCGTGCTGCTGGTGCCGGCGCTGCGCGTCGTGCCGGGGTTGTATGCATGGCGCGTCAAGTCGCGCATCTACCGCTGGTACGGCTCGCTGATCGCAATCGAGCGCAGCGCGCTCAGCGAGCACTCGGCGGCCGAGCGCACGTCGCTGATCGAGCGGCTCGACGCGATCGAGGATTCGGTCAACGGGATGAAGATGCCGCTCGCGTACGCGGACCAGTTCTATGTGCTGCGCGAGCACATCGGCTTCGTGCGGCGGCGGCTCACCGAAGGCCGCGACGCGCTGAGCCCGCTGGAGGAGGCGAACGAGGCGGCCGAAGCGGATGACGGTCGCGAGGCCGGCGATGCAGCGGCGCGGCAAAGCCCGCCAGCAACTTCTGCAAAAGCGCCGGCCTCCGGCGAGCGCCAGAGCGGCGGAGATACCGCCTCCACGACGAACGAAGCCGCTGAAACCGGCGCCAAACGGGAATAA